The DNA region CAAACTATACCTAATTTTATTGTAGTTAGATGTGACTTGAGATAACTTGGTACTCTTCAATTGAAGAATGCAagcatgcatatatatatatatatatatatatatatatatatatatatatatatatatatattttatgggaGCAAGTATGCAtatttgaaatcaattaaaaatgaaagagtTGAACAAAAGATAAGATCACATTATGGTGGGGAttacacaaaaattttaattatcttCTGTCCCATATTTTGCATGTATTATAGCTAATCATGTTATATAGTACAAGTATTCATGGATGGGCGATTGAAAAGCTACAATAGTTTATTTTAAGCAATAGGCTAAAGCCTATATGTACTAGAATCAAGCTTTTGTCACTGGAAATTCTCTTTTAAGTCCAGTTTGACAAGCAACAACCATAACAGATGTGAAACAATGCAATAATGGGTCCAAAAGGGGCTCTTGCTTTTCCCCCACTACTCCACCCCCctttaatcaaaattaaaagtcACCATATATTCAAAAGGGATCAGCTTTCAGGGTTCAAGAGAATATGCATGGATCTCCCTCCTTCAACTCTTCAATAGTATTCTAAGCAAAAAACTTTTAGCCCCCATCAAGCACTCAATGCCTACCTTTTCCTTCCCTGCAAAGTTACCAATTACTTAATAAATCTCTTTTCCAACTCCAAACTTCACTTTATTATCAACTTTGCTTTCCATTGCAAGCCATGAACTTATTCCCTTATGATCAAATCCAACCATTGATTGATGAAGGGTGGCAAATGGTTTGTACTCCCACACCCAGAAAGTCCCTTGTTTGACCTCCACCACCGCTTTCTTCATTCATCGTGTGCCTGCGTTTTGCAGGGTGTACCTGCAATAGATCACCTGCCGAGTTttctacatcatttccaatatTAGTACTGAGTATTGGATTTGAAGTACCATACAGTACTCCACACAATTTGTTCCCATCTCGAACTTGGCTATCACTGCACCTCAACCCAAAGCTCCCAAGGAATGATGGGTCAGTTGTGGTTACGCCAATTTGTGCAGCTTTTTGTAATAAAGCCGTGGCCGACATGTTTGCTGAAGGTGTTTGATGAGACTGGTGTTGTGTGCTGTACAAGGAAGGAACACTAAGAAGCTGTGTTCCAGCTTCCTTTGTTAATGGAAGTGAATTGCTTGCAGTTAGCTCTACGGCATTACTCGAAGAGAGCTTATTTCCAAAAACCCAATTTAGCTGATAATCTGATGGTGGAGGATTTGAGCATGAAACTAGTGGATCACCAAATATTGTCCCGCCTGAACTCACTGACCCAAGTTGATGAATCCCATGGAGATTGGTATTCCCTATTGATTCCTGGCCTTGGGATGATCCTTGGCCCATCCATAGGGGTAGTCCTCGTGTAGTTTGATTGATTGCTTCATCATTACTCGAGATTGGCttgaaaatagaagagaaatgTTGTGCCATGCTAGGCCCTAGTGGAGTCCCAATAAAATGATAGTTGATATTGTTGGCCACTGCGTTGTTCATGTTGGAGGCTGCATTCAGTCTAGCTGTTTCTTCAGCTAAGGCATCGCAGAAGGCCCTATGAGTGATGAAGCTATCTCGCCtgctcacaaaaaaaaaaaaaaaatttatacaaaagattaatttaatttcaagaataatgatataaaaattaagagagGCATGGATAAAACTTTAGCATAGAATAATCATACAAAATAGAAGAAATGtaataaatttgatatgaagaAAATTGTATTTGGAAATACAGTAAGAACAAATTTGTCTACATTGGTATCGAAATTATTGGAACCACCGACTAATtattgaggagagagaaaaaattacaaaagcatAACCAGCGGCAGAAGTGACATATATAGTAGGGATGCTTAAGATACTGAATTCCATATGAGAAATTTTATGTAAGAAGATAAATTCATTAGAGGACGAATATCGCTCATATTTGTCTTTCTAACAAGTTCTTTGTCTTCACTAGGGCCCCTTCTCTTTTCCCTCATGTgtcatgtgtgtgtgtctgtgtatgagagagagagagagagagagagagagagagaggttcagACAAGGATAtacaacaaccacaaaaatcactTTCACGCTTCATTTGCTTTCTTGATTTCCTTCGTTGAAGTTTTTGAGAAtactgatgatgatgatctaTATCTCACACGCACAGACAAAGATATTACAACCAcaagtattattttattgaaccTTTATTTGCCTCAATTATCTTCCTCAGACTACTGACCCTATTACTACTTTTGCATAAAATTTCagtctcaatatatatatagcaccATAAAATctacccaaccaaaaaaaaaaagcaataattaCCTTGAAAATACAGTCCCACAGTCACATTTGTACTCTCTAGTGCCACAGGTCTTGGAGTGAGCTTTCCAATCTGACTGCACAGCATATCTCTTTGCGCACTTCTCACACTTCCACTTCTTCTCTCCGTGTTTTCGACAAAAGTGTTTCTTTATACCAGTTAGGTCTCCAAGAGCCCTAGAAGCGTGGTGGTGAACACAACTCTTTTCGGGACACACATAAACACGCTTCCTTATTTCCTTGCTGGTCCTCTGCTTGAGCTTCCACGGAAGGTTATGTCCCCTCCGGTGGAGTTGCAAATTTTGATCTCTTTGGAAACCTTTCCCGCAAATTTCACACAAGAATCTGTTGGTGGCCATGAGGGTCTTTGGCGATAAAGCTATAACTTCAGCTTCAGGATCTGTGTCAAGGAATCAACATTTGATAATCTTTAATTAATCTGAATATACCCAATAccataaagagagagagtgagagcgagagagaaaaagattgtAAAAGGAAAGTAGATTTAAAGAGAAACTTGCCTGGGTTGCCTGGTTggtttctcttcttctttgaaGCAGGAGGATTGGATCCGGCAATTGGGTTTTCGACAAAACCATTTGGAAGTGCTTCTTCAGCCATATTTTCTAGCATCCTGAGCTTTTTCTTCTTGGTTTGCTACTCTATCTATGAGTAAACCCAGAATAAAAGTTAAGGACAACAAATTAAGTGAGTAATAATTACTAACTGAATTAAGAGAAAACCCAGAGAGAGTGAGTTGGTTTCCTATGGTCTCAAGTACTCTCAACCCTAACTACACAAGCTGATCATATATGCTAGAttggatctctctctctttctttctttctctctctcaatataaAATATGTTTGCAGTCATTTTAATTATCTACTTTTTAGGTGGAATAAAATACAATTATGTTGTGGGAGGCGGTGAAAAGTTAAAGTTGGCAGGGACTAAGGGGGTAAGCTAGAGGGGTTGATATGAGCAAAGGTGCATGATGACACATATCATCAGGTCGGGAGAAAAGCTAGTTCCAATGCTTTTCTATTTGGAATGATTATCCCATAATTtgtttgctttttgtttttccaattTTCTAATCCACTCTCATCCAATCGCCATTTTTTAATGCCTGTTTGTTTAGTTTAATTTCATGAAGAAACCGTACATGATATTTCAAAGGAAGCTTAGGCCATCCTGTGTAATAGTTGTGTTTCCTATTgagtaaataaaatttctttgatttcacCATCATCTATTgtaggaaaaaatatattatggaCCCGTCTCAAGGGGCATAACTCTTACAAGTATATGGATTTCACGCATTATGTTTGTGAGAATCGCATTCTATAAGATGAGAACATAAGATAGTATCGCCTGTAATaagatatatattaaacaaTACTAACTTGACCAATTACGGCATTCTagtttactttattttattctcAAGCTATttaaaactcacattttttccccttttccaCCTTTGGTGAGAGGATctgaaatatgaaaatttacAAAGTAATGAGAACGAGTGAAAGTAGTGTTATCTCACACTACTTTATGCGGCTTTGTATACTAATACCCAAGAGACAATATTTCCAAACTCCCTCAAGTTAAAACGAAATTATGTTTTGTATTGAAGCTAGTAAAGATGCATTCAcacgaataaaaaaaaaaaaaagcatccacACATGACAATGATACTTAGCATAGTTCAGTCATTTCCACACCTATAATATGTACATGCAATGCCAACGGAAATCTATTTTCAATGATATGAATTATAACCACTATCACTTGAACCTCATATTTCCGTAGTCTCAATACATCCAATAactctcacacacaaaaaattacaaattattaactCACAAATGCGAGTATCTTTCAACCCCCAAAAATCTATCAATTTATTCTTTGAAGAAACTCAATACTTTTCTTTTAAGAGTCTTCTCCTCTCCTCATGTGAAAGGATTAAAGAATAGGGTttcatttcaaaaaacaatgaaaaatgcTATTGAATTAACTGAACAAGTAGATATAAAAGGAATTCAAATACAAATTGCAAAAATTTACAAAGTAATGAGAACAAGTGAAAGTAGTTTTATCTCACACTACTTTATGCTGCTTTGTATACTAATACCCAAGAGACAATATTTCCACAAAGAAATGACTTAATTTTACCTCCCCCaagttaaaacaaaatttgttttctattgAAACTAGTAAAGATGCATacatgaattataaaaaaattattaaaaaaaaattcacacatGACAATGATACTTAGCCTCCGTTTGGATACCAatgaaaaatgataattttttcactattcagattatttttgctactatttatgggtcccactgcactttttggtactattcatgaccctattgtattatttcagctaacttttacttttttctacaatacttttaacaaaaagttttcagttaaagcaaaataagcggtattcaaatAGACCCTTAGTATAGTTTAGTCATTTCCATGCTTATAATATGTACATGCAATGCCAatggaaatttattttcaatgatATGGATTATAACCACTATCACTTGAACCTCACAATACCATAATCTCAATACACCCAATAACTCTCGcacacaaaaaattacaaactattaaCTCACAAATGCGAGTATCTTTCAACCCCAAAAAATCTATCAATTTATTCTTTGAAGAAACTCAATACTTTTCTTTTAAGAGTCTTCTCCTCTCCTCATGTGAAAGGATCCTTGAGCCAAAGCCACCAAACCCTTTGCAATACTttaatttataacattttattttattgcttaaTGGATGGGAAATTTTGATTActttttaatgagagattttcTTTCCATTCCTAGAAAACTCCTTATCTTCCATACTAAGGAAAAACATTTCTTCCACTCCAAGGAAACCCAAGATGAAAACTAGATCCAAATAGTAATTTGAGATAATTTCGATCAAATCTCTATTGTGATTCAAATTCCATCAAGAAAATCTTCCTTCTTTATCTTAGCTCCACCTTAATACTAGCAAGCTATACATCCTTGAAGAGGACAATTGTCATTTTCATGACTAAAGCTTAATTTGTGTTCACGTCTCAAACCAATTTTGAGGTGCACTAGACATAATCTTTTCTTGAACTTCACCAAGATCAAACATTAAGCTCTAATACCAGTTTGTTACAATTTGGAGCTAGTGAAAGCCATTCACTtgaacaagaaataaaaacatacatATACGACAGTTATATTTAACGTGGTTTGACCAACTCTATACCTACACTCATAAGCAATGCCACCAAATTAACTCCATTATCATTATATGAATTACAACCACGCTCAATTTGAACCTCACAAACCAAACTCATTGACTCTCATGAACAATAGTAGCTTAGAAGCCtcccaacaaataaaacaaaatctcTCACAAATACAAACTAACTCAAAATCTCAAATTCCCAATATAGCCTATAACCCTCTTATACAAACAAGGATGAACTCTAAACTCGTAAACATGAGCATCTTTCAACCCCAAAAAGTTTATCAAACTACTTTTTGAAGAAATTCGTTGGCTAATGTTCTTCTAGGAGTCTTGTCCTCTCTTCATGTAAGAGAACAATTGGGTCAAGGCCATCAAACCTTTCATAACATTTCTATTATTATAAGGTTACTACCGCACACCTTTAatgcgatggtcacttcacaagtataaatgcttgtggggtgtggagggcaAGGGTCAGGCTCtagaagggagcttcacacacatatacacttagattagattagagtagaattctatcttgtatataaaaaaaaatatatatatattattataaggTTTCAATTTTATTCCTTGGTGAACAATAAATGCCCAATTACTTATTTACAAGGAATACTTTTTCCTATCATACCAAAACTCATTTACTTCCACATCaaagaaaaatcttttcatTCTAAAGAAAGTCAATAAGAAAATCAAATCTAAATAGGAATTTGAAACAATTCTGATcggttatataatatattaaccTTCTCCTCTCCAAATCCTTCTTTTCACATGGGTCCAACTCAAGATTTTGTTTGTAGAAAAAGGAGGGTTCACATAGAAAATTATGATACctttaattgttaaattgtATTTAGTGGCATCTTGCTATAACAGTGATTCGTGTAATTTTAGATAGGATACTTTAACCAACAAAGAAGTAAAGACTCACATGTAAAAGCAAACTATTGAATATATACGTATGAGACaagaaattaatataaaatttcacataaagaaaaaataattaatacaacATAATTGGATCGAACAATTAGCCTTAAACTTTTAAATCATGTGATATTCAACCCCTCAATTGGAACCCAAGGTGTGTAATCTCCCCCCTGACACTTGGCCCTGAAGCTCACATTTCCCACAAGACTAGTAACTTCTCTGGTGAAATGCAAGTTGTGACATTGGTATGGCTATTTTAGTCTAGCTCAAAGCCTAGCTCTACCCCAAAACCCTATAAAGATCTGGCAGATCAAAGAGCACTTTTTGCTGCTTCCTAATTCGAGTTTGGTATGATATTGCTAGGCGTGATATAAGCATTTCCATtaacaaaatatgaattattCCACAATTTCAGTCATGAAAAAGCAATATAGTGGATTGTGTGTTTGTCAAAAAGATAATTTAACATGACTGAGTGAGTGTGACTGGCAAAGGGTGTCCAGCCAATCACACAATATTCTTTAATCCTCATTttccacaaaagaaaaaatcttttcagTTTACTGCTTAGTCAAAGTGGAAGTTAAGGCATTTCCCTATGAAGATTGATATATGCCAACTACATTATCATCCATGTCCCATGAATCAAACGGTCACGGTTATTCAGATTATAATTGATCAGATCTATCATCTAGTTGATACTTTCACAGTCTCTAAAATCTGCATGCACGTGTATCCATGCACGTGCCCAACTGTCAATGTAGTAAAATCCAAAGGAAACGACGAAACAAACACATTAAAGAGAATAATCATCCTGATGACAGAATGACTACGGCATCCCCAAGTCACATATCAAATAGATCTGCTTCCCACTTGGCCTTTTATCTAAGTATTAGTAatagtaattattattaatcaatggATTATTTAAAAGATTGAATTTTCATGTGATTGAATTTCTATGTTCTACGCACGGGATcctagccacatttttttttaataaaagaagtaTAGTAGTATTAGTTATTACAATGATGGTTATTATTGAAACCAATGGATTATTTAGAACATTGAATTTTCATGTGATTGAAGTTCTATCTTCTACATGGATCCTAATTCCTAGccacaacttaaaaaaaaaaaaaagagcctctACATAAATATGAAGGCATGAATAAAATGTGGAAAGTTTGATCGGTTGGTCATTTTGGAATGGTAGATGCTAAAcatttgctttttctttatatCTATCATTGGtactttgatggatttttttCAGATTATTTGCTGACACGCTGCGGATCCATCATTTGAAACATGACCTACAAAGTGAATGATTGCGGTTCAGCTCATGCATGAatttatgctaaattttttttctttttttggagccTAGGCGTGGAGTATAGATTCTTCTTCTCTTGGGAACTAAAGGATAAGTAAGACCAAACCCGATGTTACCTGTCCCTCTAGctatatttatcattattatgaTTTAAGAATTAGGGtcaataataattattataaatccttattcaccaaaaaaataattagggtTAGTAGTATTCAtgcaagaggaagaaaaaaaaaaaaggtttaggcTATGATTTTTAGCCTGAGTACATTTCCCTATCCCAAAACCCTTTTTTCACTCTCGGAAGTGTCAATTCAACTATTACACTAAAAAAATGGTTTAGGCTTTGATTTTTAGCTCAAGTATAGACTTTAAGTAATCTACGTTTGGacctataaaaaagaaaaagagagggggAGCTAGGCTgggtaagaaaagaaaaattattttaagaaaattactACAGTCTCGTGTTTTCTTAGCAATTGAGGATAGATGTCACATGGTTTTGAAATAGGATATATATAATCTTGGAAAGCCCAATGAgttgttaattaattttgatcACTAATACTGAGATTACTATGAAAGGGAACATGTTAAAAGACAGCCAGCTGACAAAGGCAGTGAATTTTTGGAAGTATGAGCAGTCGTCTCCTTGTGGGCTGACTTTTCTTCCTACCCCTTAATCATAATCTAATGATGTTCTTGCTTTAGAACCTTGTTTAGTATATAATCTTTGgaattttgttgttgaactaTTGTGGCCCCAGAATATTCTCTCCTTCTCCAACACTCACCAAAAGCTTCAACTTTCAAGGCCTTATAAGATTCCAATACAAAGCcccccacctctctctctctctctctcacagaggTAAAAACGATTATAATACAACTTTTCTAAGAGACCATAGGCATATGAAATAGAAAGGGTTTGGGGAAAAGCAAAATGTTGTCACCAAGGGTATGTTTGTTTCTTGGCTTGTCttttactttgaaattaatTGTTTGTGCAATTCAAACAAACCTCCAGATGTAATTCCAAATTTCTAGGTATGGACATGTGACCCAATTCCAAATCAACTCCCTCACAAACCCTATTGGTAGTTCAGATGAGATATCGCTATTTCTTCATTCCCTACTTAGTATGTTTTATACTCAAAAAAGTTATATTGAAATTTCTGTCTTGTAGcatgatatataataaattgtgaaaatCCAAAGTTGGTGATTTGGATTGTTTTAACTTATTATAGGACTGGCTATTAATATCTATTGAAGTTAATTACCAGATATTATGATGCCGGTTAAGTAAAGTTATAGGTTCAAATCAAAGGGCAGTTTAGTCAAACTAAAGACTGGAAATTTTCTGTGGGGGATTAGTTTTTACTCTTTGAATAAATATCCCAAAAGGTGAGTAGATTTGGCTCCAGGAATCCATTGCAGAAACCCACATGCTTTGGCATATCAAAAGTTGGAGAATATGTGCCTTTTTACAAAtcaagctttttatttttcattttccttttttttttttctgtactatttttttatcatctGAGATACACATGGCGCAATCCTACAAGGACTAATTTCATTTTGCCAACCTTCTTTACAGGCATATAATAGTAGTGCTATAAATATTCTTTTGAATGGTGTACTTTGTACAATATTTTATGGCTATGTTTTGTGCTAATTGATAATAAGTTTTaccattttaattttctttttctctggtcCCTTCCATAGGTGTACTGTTCTCAAACAGGAAAATATGTGGTAATAGTAATACACAGGCAGCCTCAAAGCTGCGAAATGCGAGCCCAATGAATTATAAAACCTAGTTATGGGGTTAACCACACTTTCTTTACAGTCACTCCTCATCAAAAAATGTTATTCTTTCGGACGAATAATTAACTACACTTTAATATTACACGCCAAAGCATTCAAATTTTAACATCTAAATAAACTTGGATGTGCACCGTATCTTTTGAAACATTCGGCATTAATTAAGGTCCACTAAAGTCTAGAACTGTTTTCATGACTTACTAAAACAATCATTTTGAGTGAGACTGTGGGAGGGAGTGCTCTTCTTCATGAGAGCCATTTTGATTGATGAGGCTAAGAAACTTTTTAGAAACATCGGAAATGATCCTAATTATACTTAGATGAAAGATACAAGCAGCAAACTTGAATATGTACATTTGTACAGGTGGTATGGGATAAAATTTGTACATTTATACAGGTGGTATTGGCATTAAGGATACTAATATATGGCTTGAATGCTctgaaattttttacaaatgaGGATAATAAATGAATGCAATTAATagtaatacataaaatataaataacactaTTTAAGTTTGATCAATTGTCCTGATCTtgtccttctcaaaaaaaaaaaaaaaatatatatatatatatatatatatatatatgtagaaaAGTTTGGTCAATTGTCCCCTTTGTGTCTCTATGAATTTTTACTGCACAGAATCTCCATATCcccaattttcattttggttatgtattgtaagttttatttttgtcattttgtctAATAAATTTCCACCTATCACAGCTGTTAGGTTTTTTTgtccataatttttattaactattaaaaatattttttaaatactaaaaaactattaaaattattttttaaatactaaaaaactattaaaatttcatttaattaaataataaaatctaatttatataaaaatatataaatcaagCTCGATAGCTCTCCATCAATGCTCTCCATCAATGAAAATCAACCAGAAACTCCAAGCGTAAAATTAAACCACACAACAACCCTAAGACACCATGACAAAGCCACAAATCACCTCAAAGCACAACATTTGGACTCCTAAGACACCATGAAAAAACCACAAATCACCTCATAGCACAACATTTGGACTCTGCCACCACCTCAGAACCAAAAATCACCTCATGGTGGAACCACCTCTGCTCTAAGACTACACCACATATCTAGCAAATACCCTCATCAGTCATCACTAGAACCCACCCACCAAATTTCATAGAAGTAACTTCAAGCATCTAGCCCACAACACTGGAATTTTTCCCAACCACCACATGCAAAACAAAACTTACAAACACCAAATCCAAACAAAACCTAAACATATGACCTACAGAATCTTGACCGCTGATGAGTGTTGATGTTGGAGCGTCGTTGTAGTTGTTAAGCATTAGTGGACTTACGAATATTATTAGGTACTTTTGGAGTATGATGATGTGTTAttccattttctcacatttataatggattctattaattaaatttatggcaAGGTTTATCGTGAATATAAGAAGAAGGAGCATCTTATCATCCTACTTCAAAAGTACTTAACAATTTTCTGCTCAAAAACCTAAATTTCAAATGTTTAATtactcaaaatcaaaattttaagatgCACATGGACTCTTACCTCAAAATCCGATGATTTTACTTATACAAcccaaataattaattaaaaaatttcttcaagttCGAAGAGCTAATGGTTAATTTAATGTTAGAACAAAACTTGGCTTGATAGATCAATTGCTCAAATGATATTTGATTATTATCAGAATGATAATGTATTTAAGATGTGATCATaaaatcaaaactttaatttgtatggttattaattaaaattaaatacattgCCCATGAAAGTGTACCTCGGGGTTAATATTGATTATGGTTGTTCTTTTTATGGATTTAACACTGAACATCAAAATCATCTCTTTTTGGATTTAACCTGTTTGATGGTACAAATACAAGTATTAGCAAGGGCATATTGTTCTCTCTAAATGACCGTACTTTAAGCAAGGAATATCTGTCCTCCACTCCAAAAAAACACTGCCTATGTGTAGATAACATAATTTCGTTGTTAAAGAGAAAAATGACAATAATATTTCCCCCAAAATATTTACATCTATAAGTGTAGATAACATAATTtcgttgttaaaaagaaaaatgaaaataatatttccCCCAAAATATTTGCATTTGTGACCGCGGGGTAGATAACATAGGTGTCATGATTAATCTCTTCTGTTCcaaaagtttttatattatatCAAGTACTTTTGATTAGTTAGTAAAATATGATATGTATAATCATATACAATACGCTAAGTATACGAACGGTTATAATTtgatatcttaaaaaaaaaaaaagcacatttCAAAGTTTTGGCAAATAAATATGAAAacgaaaaaaataattgtacgTGTATAGTACAAGTATAatgtttattattaaaaaatttcaccattttcccttcaaaaaaataaatcccccatcaaaaatacaaaaacatttgttgtatacttttttttttgaaataaatacaatattttttgtattatggTCAACAATTTAATTCAatataatctatttttttagaagaaatataatctacttaataaagaaaattatttcaataaaCATTAACAATAACATTAATATTCATCCAAAACTAATAGA from Castanea sativa cultivar Marrone di Chiusa Pesio chromosome 6, ASM4071231v1 includes:
- the LOC142638434 gene encoding zinc finger protein MAGPIE, with product MLENMAEEALPNGFVENPIAGSNPPASKKKRNQPGNPDPEAEVIALSPKTLMATNRFLCEICGKGFQRDQNLQLHRRGHNLPWKLKQRTSKEIRKRVYVCPEKSCVHHHASRALGDLTGIKKHFCRKHGEKKWKCEKCAKRYAVQSDWKAHSKTCGTREYKCDCGTVFSRRDSFITHRAFCDALAEETARLNAASNMNNAVANNINYHFIGTPLGPSMAQHFSSIFKPISSNDEAINQTTRGLPLWMGQGSSQGQESIGNTNLHGIHQLGSVSSGGTIFGDPLVSCSNPPPSDYQLNWVFGNKLSSSNAVELTASNSLPLTKEAGTQLLSVPSLYSTQHQSHQTPSANMSATALLQKAAQIGVTTTDPSFLGSFGLRCSDSQVRDGNKLCGVLYGTSNPILSTNIGNDVENSAGDLLQVHPAKRRHTMNEESGGGGQTRDFLGVGVQTICHPSSINGWI